A stretch of DNA from Gimesia chilikensis:
CGGAGGCATCTGCCAGTCAGTTCTGCAGACTCCAGTAGATGACATAAGCACCGACGAAGATGGTATAGCAGAAGGTGAAGACCATCATCTTGGTTAGAAAACGCCCTGCTTTGGCGTCTTCCGAAGCCATGGTTTCGATTTCTGACTCGGTGTAAGGCAGTTCCTGTTTAGCGGGTTCGTTCATCTTGTCAGCTTTACTGTTGAATGGAGTGAGTGAGGTTGGTTATTTACTCTCCAGCAGTTCCTTGAGCAGGTTGCTGTGAGGGTATGGATGGCCGCAGTGTTGTACGAAGGCTTCGCCGTATTTTACACCGATCTGTTCGCCACGGGAAGCGGACCAGCGCTCAGTACCATCAAGGTATTCGTCCAGGCCGTGCTGTTTTCTTAACCAGGCCCGCTGGCTTTCGTGACAGGCCAGCATTTTAATCTTCAGATCAAAGGTTTCGGAAATATCGATGATAAACTGTGGTTCGATCGGGTTTCCAAAATAATCACAACCTTCGATCGGATCAACATAATACAGGTGCGGAATTTTTTCCGTAGGCGGAGCAGGCTGAATTTCGTGAGTGGTGTAGTTGGGTGCTGACGCACCAAAACAGGCATCTCGCACGAGACGACTGGTCATTTCGTGATCGCTCATGTAGTCGACTGGAGGAGCCGTTAAGACGATGTCCGGCCGAGCTTTGCGCACTGCTTCGGTAACCCGCCGACGGGATTCGTTGTCGACGATGATCGCGAGGTCCCGGAATTCGAGGCACATGTAGTCTGCCCCCAGCATATCGGCTGCTTTCTGAGCTTCGGCGCGACGGACGTTGGCAATTTCAACCGGTCCCATTTCTGCACTGCCACAATCGCCGGCGGTCATGGTGGCCATGGTAATATGACATCCCAGGTTTTTCAGCCGGGCCAAAGTACCCGCACACTGGATTTCGATATCGTCTGGATGGGCGTGAATCGCAAGAATTCGCAGAGATTCTGCCTGATTTGCCATGAAAATTTCTTTCTCTCTGTATTTAGGTCTAACAATTGGTAGTGAGCTTTTCGTGGAGATAGTTATAATAAACATTGATTAAAAAAGCACGTATACGGGGCTAGTGTTCGTGTGACTACATTTTTTGAGTTGTCCCGGCTGGCGCGAAGCTTTATCGTGCTTCAGTTAGCGACTTGCATCTGGAGTTCTTTTCTTAACGGATCAATATTGTCTGATGGCCACTGATATCTCACGCTCTGCACGCATTACACCGAAATCCAAATTTGTCAGGCACACGAAAGTCCCTACTCAGATTTTCGAGACCTCTTCCGATCTGGCGAAGTTTGTAGCCTCTGTTGTTGCGGATCTGGTTCGCAAAAAGAATGAACAGAATATCCCAGCGGTCCTGGGGCTACCGACCGGTTCGACTCCGCTGGGCGTCTATCGCGAACTGATCCGGATGCATAACGAAGAAGGCCTGGATTTCTCGAACGTGATCACGTTCAACCTGGATGAATACTGGCCCATGGATCCGGACTCGATCCACAGCTATCACAAGTTCATGCATGAGAATTTCTTCGATCATGTGAATGTGAAGCAGGAAAATATTCATATCCCCCGTGGTGATATTGCCGCTGAAGACGTCGACATTTTCTGCGAAGAGTACGAGCGTCTGATCGAGAGTTATGGCGGTCTGGACCTGCAGTTACTGGGCATTGGTCGTTCAGGTCACATCGGCTTCAACGAGCCTGGAAGTGCGCGAAACAGTTTGACGCGACTGGTCAACCTCGATCCCATTACTCGTCGCGATGCGGCCAGCGGCTTCTTTGGCGAAGACAACGTGCCCCATCATGCGATTACGATGGGGGTCGGGAGTATTCTCTCGGCCAAGAAGATTATCATCATGGCGCTGGGAGAGCATAAGGCGTCGGTGGTCAAGCGGGCCGCGGAAATGGAAGTCACTGATGAGGTTTCCGCCAGCTTCCTGCAGACCCATGCTAATTCTTTGTTCGCGGTCGATAGTGCCGCAGCTGCCGAATTGACCGCGGTCAAAACTCCCTGGATCGTCGGAAATATTGAATGGACTTCGCAGCTGGAGAAGAAAGCCGTCATCTGGCTGTCGAACGAAGTTGGTAAGCCTCTTCTGAAACTGGAAACTGACGATTTCCTGCACAACCACCTGCATCAGCTGATCCACAAGTACGGTTCTGTCGCTCAGATCCGTCAACGGGTATTCGACGGACTGCTGGAAGGTATCTGCACCCGGCCTGCGGGAACCGAGCCCCAGCGGGTGATCGTCTTCAGCCCCCATCCGGACGATGATGTAATTTCGATGGGCGGGACTTTAATCACGCTGGCTGATCAGGGGCATGAAGTTTACATCGCCTACATGACCAGTGGAAATATCGCCGTATTCGATCACGATGCTTTGCGGCACCTGGATTTCGTGCATGAATTCCACAAACTGTTCCATGCCGACGACACCAAGGTTCTGTCTCACATCGAAGCTTTGAAAGAGAGCATCGCCAGCAAGAATGCGGGTGACCTGGATAATGCCGAGATGCTGGGAATCAAAGGACTGATCCGCAAAACAGAAGCGACTGCGGGCGCCCAGGCAGCCGGAGTGCCGGAAGAACATCTGCGTTTCCTGGACCTTCCCTTCTACAACACGGGACAGGTTTCGAAGAAGCCAATTGGCGAAGATGACATTGCGATCGTGGCCGATCTGTTACGCGAAGTACGGCCGCACCAGATTTATGTGGCTGGAGACCTGTCCGATCCGCATGGTACGCACCGCGTCTGTGCCGAAGCGGTGATCAATGCCGTGGATGTGGTTAAGTCTGAAGAAATCACTCCCGAATTCTGGATGTACCGTGGTGCCTGGGAAGAGTACGAACCGCACGAAATTGAGCGGGCTGTTCCGCTGAGCCCTGAAGTGGTGCTGCGAAAGCGGGAGGCGATCTTCAAGCATGAGTCACAGAAGGACAGTGCTTTTTACCCGGGAAGCGATAAACGTGAATTCTGGGTGCGTGCTGAGGACCGAACCCGAAATACAGCAAAGATTTACAATCAGCTGGGCCTGCCCGAATACTTTGCGATTGAAGCATTCAAGCAGTATCACGGTGAGCTCTAAGGCAGTCTGCGTAGAAAGGCGAGTTTGACAGCTGCTCCCTGGAAAGGGATTGCTGACAGGAAACCTGCTTTAAAACGGACGTGGATTGTAATTTTTTCCAGCTTCGTCTTGCCTTCAAAGTGGATTTTGTCGTAAAACTCGCCCCATTCAGTGTTTTGACTTTCGATAATGCCGAGGGAACGGCTCAGTTCTGAATCCGAAATACCCCGTCCCCGGTTCGACAGATACTACCGACTCTCAAAGGAAGGAGAGCCCCAGATCATGAGGCATCGACACGGTATCATGATGATAGCAGCGGGCCTGTTATCGCTGACTCAATTCGGTTGTGGTGGCGGAGAATCCCCTGCTCCACAGACGGCAGACAATAAACTGGACGGCAAGCTGCAAGCGGCTCCGGCCGATGCAAAACCTCTCCAGAAAACGCCGAGTGCCAAAATTACTCAGGTTTCACAAACCGGTCCTGCACTCAAGCCAAATGCAAATGCGATTCAGACGGCAAGCCTGGAACGTGACAAACGCGATATGGACGATCTGGACGGTGACGATGAGTCACTGGCCGATGAGGAAGTCAAGATTTCCGAGCTGAAGGAAGGTTCGGCCGAATGGAACGTACGCGAGATCACGCGTCTGCGTGTACTGGCCCTGCCGAAAACTGACAACGTTGAAGAACTGAAGCAGGCTCGTGCCGCCCGCAATCAGAAAATCATTCAACTGGCGATGGAAGCCGTAAAGCAGACCCATGCTGACAAAGAAAAACAGCGGTTGTTTACGGTCTGCATTCGTCATCTGCTGGATGCCCATTTACAGCTGGCATTGCAGGGAGATCAGGAAAGTATCGACGCTCTGTACGATCATTCCGAGTCCCTTTATAAGCGCGATCCGAATTCTCCTTCCGCTGCGGAAGCTGGCTTTACCGTTGCGAAATTTGCGAATACCAGTGCACAGCGTTTTGCGCAACAGGACCCGCGCTGGATTGAAGAGTTCGTCAAACAGGCTCGTCTGTTCGCCACGCGTTTTCCCCAGGAAAATATCCGGGCACCACAGATGTTGCAGGCCGCTGCAGAAACCTGTCAGCTGTACGGTTTGAATCAGTCAGCCCTGGACTGCTGCCTCGATCTGGAAACCAGGTTCCCTAAAAGCAATGAGACCGCACAGGTCGCCGGACTGTCTCGTCGTCTGAAGCTGAAAGGACAGCCGATTCAGCTGGCCGGAGAGACTATTGAAGGTGGTTATGTCTCCATCGACGATTACAAAGGGAGCGTGGTGCTGGTCGTATTCTGGGCGACAACTGCCAAACCCTTTATTGAACAGCTGCCTGAGATTCAGACGCTCTCCAAGAAGTACCGCAAATACGGTTTTGAAATCGTAGGTGTCAACCTGGACCTGGAAGAACCTGCCATCGATGCTTTCCAGGAGAAGTCACCACTCGACTGGCGTCAGATCTTCTATTCAGCTCGTGACAAGCGGGGCTGGAACAACCCGGCCGCACTGCATTACGGCGTACGTAGCGTGCCGATGATGATGCTGGTGGATCACACAGGGGTTACCGAAGTGGTTACTTCCGATGTGAAGCAGCTGGAAGAGCCTCTGCGATCACTGTTGAGAAAGAAAACTCAGGCGAGTGCCCAGTAGCGTCTTTCAGGCTTATTAAAAAACAAAACTCCGCAGGCTCGTTAAAGCCTGCGGAGTTTTTTTATGGATGTTGCAAAAGCCCCACTTAAGGCAGTGCACCAGCTGGCTGGAACTTCTGAAGCCGTTCGCCGACCACTTTGCTGTCCGGCATGAGGGTTCCCATTACGGAAGCCAGTGCAGTATTCAACTTGGGATCTTTGGCTGCCTGGTAGGCTTTCTGCACTGCAGAGATCTGCATGGTATCGATCATCAGTCCAAACTTCTGGATATGGAACGCCAGCTGTAATGCGGCGATTTCACGTACATCTGCCTCATAGGTCGGAGTCGTAATGACCTGCACGAGGTCCTCCTGGGCAGTGCGGGTAGGAATTCCACCCAGGGTGATCAACGCATTCGATGCCAGGCTGCGGTCGGAAACCAGGTCCAGCAGAGGTTGCTCTGCCTGTTTCAGATCATAGATATTCGTTCGCTGGCTGGAAGCGATATGCGAGAGCCAGTACAAGGCTGCTGCCCGGT
This window harbors:
- a CDS encoding PIG-L deacetylase family protein; this translates as MANQAESLRILAIHAHPDDIEIQCAGTLARLKNLGCHITMATMTAGDCGSAEMGPVEIANVRRAEAQKAADMLGADYMCLEFRDLAIIVDNESRRRVTEAVRKARPDIVLTAPPVDYMSDHEMTSRLVRDACFGASAPNYTTHEIQPAPPTEKIPHLYYVDPIEGCDYFGNPIEPQFIIDISETFDLKIKMLACHESQRAWLRKQHGLDEYLDGTERWSASRGEQIGVKYGEAFVQHCGHPYPHSNLLKELLESK
- the nagB gene encoding glucosamine-6-phosphate deaminase, which translates into the protein MATDISRSARITPKSKFVRHTKVPTQIFETSSDLAKFVASVVADLVRKKNEQNIPAVLGLPTGSTPLGVYRELIRMHNEEGLDFSNVITFNLDEYWPMDPDSIHSYHKFMHENFFDHVNVKQENIHIPRGDIAAEDVDIFCEEYERLIESYGGLDLQLLGIGRSGHIGFNEPGSARNSLTRLVNLDPITRRDAASGFFGEDNVPHHAITMGVGSILSAKKIIIMALGEHKASVVKRAAEMEVTDEVSASFLQTHANSLFAVDSAAAAELTAVKTPWIVGNIEWTSQLEKKAVIWLSNEVGKPLLKLETDDFLHNHLHQLIHKYGSVAQIRQRVFDGLLEGICTRPAGTEPQRVIVFSPHPDDDVISMGGTLITLADQGHEVYIAYMTSGNIAVFDHDALRHLDFVHEFHKLFHADDTKVLSHIEALKESIASKNAGDLDNAEMLGIKGLIRKTEATAGAQAAGVPEEHLRFLDLPFYNTGQVSKKPIGEDDIAIVADLLREVRPHQIYVAGDLSDPHGTHRVCAEAVINAVDVVKSEEITPEFWMYRGAWEEYEPHEIERAVPLSPEVVLRKREAIFKHESQKDSAFYPGSDKREFWVRAEDRTRNTAKIYNQLGLPEYFAIEAFKQYHGEL
- a CDS encoding TlpA disulfide reductase family protein — its product is MRHRHGIMMIAAGLLSLTQFGCGGGESPAPQTADNKLDGKLQAAPADAKPLQKTPSAKITQVSQTGPALKPNANAIQTASLERDKRDMDDLDGDDESLADEEVKISELKEGSAEWNVREITRLRVLALPKTDNVEELKQARAARNQKIIQLAMEAVKQTHADKEKQRLFTVCIRHLLDAHLQLALQGDQESIDALYDHSESLYKRDPNSPSAAEAGFTVAKFANTSAQRFAQQDPRWIEEFVKQARLFATRFPQENIRAPQMLQAAAETCQLYGLNQSALDCCLDLETRFPKSNETAQVAGLSRRLKLKGQPIQLAGETIEGGYVSIDDYKGSVVLVVFWATTAKPFIEQLPEIQTLSKKYRKYGFEIVGVNLDLEEPAIDAFQEKSPLDWRQIFYSARDKRGWNNPAALHYGVRSVPMMMLVDHTGVTEVVTSDVKQLEEPLRSLLRKKTQASAQ